A window of the Zeugodacus cucurbitae isolate PBARC_wt_2022May chromosome 4, idZeuCucr1.2, whole genome shotgun sequence genome harbors these coding sequences:
- the LOC105217038 gene encoding tudor domain-containing protein 3 gives MELGKKLLEQGWHITEEGIKKVIAAASNEDGTEVNDVRKVISTIMNIDFREIAGGALPSKRDDNIPGRIVLQLQKTRNISAPKSNEESKTAPRFLQLELTDGQTTIHALELENISALSMNLPPGTKIYFRSERLQLMQSFLILRSSELQVLGGRVEAMAEKWELARTMLKYAKSGRRMSGVNGPPPWIPFGKKVENSLTNDRNFKSLQAVGSDGKETKENEEFNAMRNEAIAEASKTGSKKVFGGGGQQMLDHNVKKILEKGFSEEDAKQALRTTNNNLERALYNLKRRGEIKRAEENVNGNFKNTQSSTFMTAKSNRGVPTREVGSGKRGGPPAKEEVVAKPAGNVSLFDFLTDKLPVDAGLINHATNLTSSTNISEDSSRSNKFEKIRKETSKPSNSEKKTSLDSAVNSNSNAIRPRFENTMSSSFAANRSVGPVNVRQRSERGNTNIKGGRNSNERVKSTSIYNPFKDPPNDRPNEVIRSSGGLPSVNNQNANQGRNNRVSYERGKIINSSGGDSLESGKGNSANKRGNEKQQQRNHGGTERIGGHNDQRNRFVNKRENINQPQNNNSDGKNGGTTKSTATQNSNASNACQMNKLIEDTSKLKISDPGRSPETSSNTTVEFRSNLQQSPSASQNFGSSQQTNQLQSSTQANNGYSYDTSKIIGFQNKKTNEFAMTLLKSQGLGASKSALGTQQQQQPLSTQLQAPSQMNTYVTPTSDYSVPTPQTVSVPIPSHFGMVQGDGWHWKVGDLCFAKYWDDGRYYEAEVTAVSEKTCVVFFLGYGNHEEVLKSDCLPITDGNHCPVNNYNCSIPYQQSPQEQSHAISPINSSQQMQQGAYQRGGGGSQRFRSERQMYVPPHKREN, from the exons ATGGAGTTAGGTAAAAAGTTATTGGAGCAGGGctg GCACATAACGGAAGAAggcattaaaaaagttattgcTGCTGCCTCCAATGAGGATGGTACGGAAGTCAATGATGTACGAAAAGTTATTTCTACCATAATGAAT ATTGATTTTCGAGAAATTGCTGGAGGCGCTCTTCCTAGTAAAAGAGACGATAACATTCCTGGCCGAATTGTTCTCCAATTGCAAAAGACAAGAAATATATCAGCGCCTAAATCTAATGAGGAATCCAAAACCGCTCCAAGATTTTTACAATTGGAATTGACAGATGGGCAAACAACAATTCATGCCTTGGAACTAGAAAATATTTCTGCGTTGAGCATGAATTTGCCACCaggaacaaaaatttatttccgtTCCGAGCGGCTTCAGTTAATGCAAAGTTTTTTGATTCTACGTTCTTCAGAGCTACAGGTTTTAGGTGGTCGAGTTGAGGCAATGGCAGAAAAATGGGAACTGGCCCGTACTATGTTGAAATATGCCAAAAGTGGTCGCAGAATGAGCGGAGTTAATGGTCCACCGCCATGGATACCATTTgggaaaaaagttgaaaattcacTTACAAATGATcgtaattttaaaagtttacaaGCAGTAGGATCAGACGGGAAAGAAACAAAAGAGAACGAGGAGTTCAATGCAATGCGAAACGAAGCAATAGCAGAAGCTAGTAAAACAGGATCTAAAAAG GTCTTTGGCGGGGGCGGACAACAAATGCTGGATCATAATGTCAAAAAGATACTCGAAAAAGGTTTTAGTGAGGAAGATGCGAAACAGGCTTTGCGCACCACTAATAATAATTTGGAGCGAGCCCTTTATAATTTAAAACGTCGTGGAGAAATCAAACGAGCAGAAGAGAACGTTAATGGCAATTTCAAAAATACGCAATCTAGTACATTTATGACAGCGAAAAGTAATCGCGGAGTACCAACAAGAGAAGTGGGGTCTGGAAAACGTGGCGGACCTCCAGCAAAAGAAGAAGTTGTAGCGAAACCAGCAGGAAATGTATCTCTTTTTGATTTCTTAACGGATAAGTTACCAGTAGATGCTGGATTGATAAATCATGCGACCAATTTGACATCTTCTACGAATATTTCGGAAGATTCGTCAAgatcaaataaatttgaaaaaattaggaAGGAAACCTCTAAACCCAGTAATAGTGAAAAGAAAACAAGCCTTGACAGCGCTGTCAATTCTAATTCTAACGCTATTCGTCCAAGGTTTGAAAATACTATGTCCAGTAGTTTTGCGGCTAACCGTTCAGTTGGACCAGTAAATGTACGTCAAAGAAGTGAACGCGGTAATACTAATATCAAGGGAGGACGAAACTCTAATGAACGTGTCAAAAGTACATCGATTTATAACCCGTTTAAAGACCCTCCAAACGATCGTCCTAATGAGGTTATTCGTTCTTCCGGAGGCCTTCCCTCCGTTAATAACCAAAATGCAAACCAAGGTCGTAATAACCGAGTATCATATGAACgaggaaaaattattaattcttcGGGTGGAGATTCATTAGAGAGTGGAAAGGGTAATTCTGCAAACAAGCGTGGaaatgaaaagcaacaacagagaAACCATGGCGGTACAGAACGTATCGGTGGACACAATGATCAAAGAAACCGCTTTGTCAACAAACGAGAAAATATCAATCAACCCCAAAACAATAATTCTGATGGTAAAAATGGTGGTACAACTAAAAGTACGGCTACGCAAAATTCAAACGCTAGTAATGCATgccaaatgaataaattaattgaagatacttctaaattgaaaatttctgaTCCCGGTCGAAGTCCCGAAACGAGCAGTAACACAACTGTTGAATTTCGGTCTAACTTGCAACAATCACCGAGTGCTTCTCAAAATTTTGGATCAAGTCAGCAAACTAACCAATTACAAAGCTCTACACAAGCTAATAATGGTTATTCTTACGACACAAGTAAAATAATTGGTTTtcaaaacaagaaaacaaaTGAATTTGCTATGACCTTGTTAAAGAGCCAAGGGTTAGGTGCATCAAAATCCGCTTTAGGtactcaacagcaacaacaaccattgtCAACCCAGTTACAAGCACCGTCTCAAATGAATACTTATGTCACCCCTACAAGTGACTACTCGGTTCCCACTCCACAGACAGTGTCAGTACCCATCCCCAGTCACTTTGGAATGGTTCAAGGTGATGGCTGGCACTGGAAAGTTGGAGATTTATGTTTTGCCAAATACTGGGATGATGGACGG taTTATGAAGCTGAAGTAACTGCGGTGTCTGAGAAAACATGTGTAGTATTTTTCCTTGGATATGGAAATCACGAGGAAGTTCTAAAATCTGATTGCCTGCCTATAACTGATGGCAATCATTGTCCTGTGAATAATTACAACTGTTCCATCCCATATCAGCAATCTCCACAAGAACAGTCCCATGCAATATCACCAATTAATTCATCTCAACAAATGCAACAGGGAGCATATCAACGAGGCGGAGGGGGATCGCAACGTTTTCGAAGTGAAAGGCAAATGTATGTCCCACCACACAAACGTGAAAATTGA
- the LOC105217039 gene encoding deformed epidermal autoregulatory factor 1, whose translation MEQVDSAELHLGRIRDVKDLGVLNDEARDVVKEEVILESSGHQLDTKVRMVTSNENSGGSGGVVSVPVSLPIGSMITGASFNVITPDQLPHFKQMLCVDNGYISSSPVVGSMGGDLKTIVIQQTTGGGGGVGINHDGSGSNNSHDSTATSEHPNQGAGSGCGSGTGVNWAETTHMEVFPIRCKTTGADLYRSKLGSGGRGRCVKYKDKWYTPSEFENVCGRGSSKDWKRSIKYGGKSLQSLIDDGILTPHATNCSCTVCCDDEAASGPVRLFTPYKRRKRNQTDLDVDAVPKRKRNNNPNNSNNNVEPPQTATVVDENIFLTSEDNITSKDEPWPTLNDSLDTSTELVDQTQINPYDRETYVVNINDTSSIALLDNSQAMKTLENVYCTMVKATNDFKRILTDLKSSYDRKIEILQKERDAAVAAMRNLEDPNISGSLHGNEIISAKKCANCNREALAECSLCRKTPYCSEFCQRKDWNAHQVECTRNPAQTTTQQIMLLVDEQS comes from the exons ATGGAACAGGTCGATTCTGCTGAGTTGCATCTAGGCAGGATACGAGATGTAAAAGACCTGGGAGTTCTCAATGACGAAGCGCGTGATGTGGTGAAGGAAGAGGTGATTTTGGAGAGTTCTGGTCACCAG ctGGATACTAAAGTACGAATGGTGACCTCTAATGAGAATAGTGGCGGTAGTGGAGGTGTGGTCTCGGTACCGGTGTCCCTGCCGATAGGATCTATGATCACAGGAGCATCGTTTAATGTGATCACACCGGACCAATTACCGCATTTTAAGCAAATGCTTTGCGTCGATAACGGTTATATATCGAGCAGTCCTGTTGTAGGCAGTATGGGGGGAGATTTGAAGACAATTGTCATCCAGCAAACAACAGGAGGCGGAGGAGGAGTGGGTATCAATCACGACGGTTCTGGCAGTAATAACAGTCATGATAGTACTGCAACCAGTGAACACCCTAATCAGGGTGCTGGTTCAGGCTGCGGGTCGGGGACAGGAGTCAATTGGGCTGAAACAACCCATATGGAGGTTTTTCCAATTCGTTGCAAGACAACCGGCGCTGATTTGTACCGCAGTAAATTGGGATCTGGCGGTCGTGGGCGTTGTGTGAAATACAAGGACAAATGGTATACGCCCAGTGAATTTGAAAACGTTTGTGGTCGTGGGTCGAGCAAAGATTGGAAAAGATCTATTAAGTACGGTGGAAAATCATTGCAGTCCTTAATAGATGATGGAATTTTGACACCACACGCTACAAATTGCAGCTGCACCGTTTGTTGCGATGATGAAGCTG caTCTGGTCCCGTGCGTTTATTTACTCCTTACAAACGTCGGAAGCGAAATCAAACCGATCTTGATGTTGATGCGGTACCGAAGCGAAAACGTAATAATAACcccaacaacagtaataataacGTGGAACCCCCACAGACTGCAACTGTGGTTGATGAGAATATCTTCTTAACTTCTGAAGATAATATCACATCAAAGGACGAACCCTGGCCCACATTAAATGACAGCCTCGATACATCGACCGAATTGGTCGATCAAACTCAAATTAATCCTTATGATCGTGAGACATACGTTGTCAATATAAATGACACTAGTTCCATTGCATTGTTGGATAATAGTCAAGCAATGAAAACCCTGGAGAATGTCTATTGCACAATGGTGAAGGCCACAAATGATTTCAAACGTATTCTGACCGATTTAAAGAGTTCATACGATCGAAAGATCGAAATTCTTCAAAAGGAGCGTGATGCAGCAGTGGCCGCCATGCGAAACCTTGAAGATCCCAATATTTCTGGTTCTTTGCATGGAAACGAAATAATTTCTGCAAAAAAG TGTGCTAATTGCAACAGAGAAGCTTTAGCCGAGTGCTCGCTTTGTCGAAAGACTCCATATTGCTCTGAATTCTGTCAACGAAAAGATTGGAACGCTCACCAAGTGGAATGTACAAGGAATCCTGCTCAGACAACAACTCAACAAAT